One segment of Deinococcus sp. Leaf326 DNA contains the following:
- a CDS encoding ATP-binding cassette domain-containing protein yields the protein MADLLSAPVHPAPAPHALQLRGVWLRLGREVILRGVDLDVARGEGVTLLGENGAGKTTLLRLLASALRPTRGEGRVMDFDLRDSRAVRDQVHLMPVDAGLYPDLSCAENLDFALQMHRVAGDVPGALRRVNLEAAAARRVRFLSAGMRKRLALARAHLLARPLTLVDEPFANLDDAGRALTIELLGELRARGVTLIVAAHEPDLARQVAPRTLRLAAGQLGEVGVQEGRGISSHRAESP from the coding sequence GTGGCTGATCTCCTGAGCGCGCCCGTCCACCCGGCCCCCGCCCCGCACGCCCTGCAACTGCGCGGCGTGTGGCTGCGCCTGGGCCGCGAGGTCATCCTGCGCGGTGTGGATCTCGACGTGGCGCGCGGCGAGGGGGTCACGCTGCTGGGCGAAAACGGCGCGGGCAAGACCACGCTGCTGCGGCTGCTGGCCTCGGCGCTGCGGCCCACGCGCGGAGAGGGCCGGGTCATGGACTTCGACCTGCGCGACTCGCGGGCGGTGCGCGATCAGGTGCACCTCATGCCGGTAGACGCGGGCCTGTACCCCGACCTGAGCTGCGCCGAGAACCTCGACTTCGCCCTCCAGATGCACCGCGTGGCGGGCGACGTGCCGGGGGCCCTGCGCCGCGTGAATCTGGAGGCGGCAGCGGCGCGGCGCGTGCGTTTCCTGTCGGCGGGGATGCGCAAGCGGCTGGCCCTGGCCCGCGCGCACCTGCTCGCCCGTCCCCTGACCCTGGTGGATGAACCCTTCGCCAATCTCGACGACGCGGGCCGCGCCCTGACCATCGAGCTGCTGGGTGAGTTGCGCGCGCGTGGCGTCACCCTGATCGTGGCCGCCCACGAACCCGACCTCGCCCGGCAGGTGGCCCCCCGCACGCTGCGGCTGGCCGCCGGGCAGCTTGGAGAGGTTGGCGTGCAGGAGGGGCGCGGGATCTCATCCCACCGCGCGGAGTCGCCATGA
- a CDS encoding heme exporter protein CcmB, giving the protein MRTALTLALKDLRVAGRTRDTLLATGFFAGLVLLVLGLALGGQVGLPPEQAAATAAGAVWTALALAAAVGAQRAFAQEQEAGALEQLLLYPGSHGALYLGKLLGVLGPLLLVAAFTVPAGLVLFGAAGAGNAVPWAALILTTVLGILGLSAGTTFYGSITVNLRAREALLPALAFPILVPVVIASVKATSLLLAEGWSPEVATWLGFLTAFDLGTVILATLLFPYAAEG; this is encoded by the coding sequence ATGAGAACGGCCCTGACCCTGGCCCTCAAGGACCTGCGGGTGGCTGGGCGCACCCGCGACACGCTGCTGGCGACGGGCTTTTTTGCGGGGCTGGTGCTGCTGGTCCTCGGTCTGGCGCTGGGTGGGCAGGTGGGGCTGCCCCCCGAGCAGGCGGCGGCGACGGCGGCGGGCGCGGTCTGGACTGCCCTGGCCCTCGCGGCGGCGGTGGGCGCGCAGCGGGCCTTCGCGCAGGAGCAGGAGGCGGGCGCGCTCGAACAGCTCCTGCTGTACCCCGGCTCGCACGGCGCGCTGTACCTGGGCAAGCTGCTGGGCGTGCTGGGGCCACTGCTCCTGGTCGCGGCCTTCACGGTGCCTGCCGGGCTGGTGCTGTTCGGGGCGGCCGGGGCGGGCAACGCGGTGCCGTGGGCGGCCCTGATCCTGACCACGGTGCTGGGCATCCTGGGGCTCTCGGCGGGCACGACCTTCTACGGCAGCATCACCGTGAATCTGCGTGCGCGCGAGGCGCTGCTGCCCGCGCTGGCCTTTCCCATCCTCGTGCCGGTGGTGATCGCTTCGGTCAAGGCGACCTCGCTGCTGCTCGCCGAGGGCTGGTCGCCCGAGGTCGCCACCTGGCTCGGGTTCCTGACGGCCTTCGACCTGGGGACCGTCATCCTGGCGACCCTACTGTTTCCCTACGCGGCCGAGGGCTGA